The genomic region GTTTTGGAGTAAAGATTACATATACTTACTCAAAATTGTAGTCAATTAGAGAGTAAAAGTTGCTAATATTTTTTCACTCAGTACAACTACAAAGTAGCCCAAGGGATACTTTagtacagtaactaattactaggagtgaccccgaatagtcgaagattcgatgcatcgttATGCGGAGCCGGactcgaccaccgatctcacagttgaatcttcgcgggtgttatgaaagaggatcataccattttggcaatatgggggtgctcaatattttaaagacgcggcgcggcgctgagcttcgggTCCGGattgcgacccctttaaggtcGCAGCTCAGCactgcgcctttaaaattcaaacacattgttttcaatgagtgtacaccaagcggcaacctcccgcgatctctcttgaagccaatacggaagtaatgtaaactgcaattcctcaactggccactagggacatgcTCCagtagggagcagaatctcattgagccccatgttaaaattctcaactttaaagcagaaaaaacatgtttacagcctggtacaaattgtggttttggcttatctggctaattttgatcttcatgacaactgtgaggggggtgaatttttttataactcattcgtttacgttatagaaagccttaaagttctgcataattaagggcgtggttacaagtggatagccattcatccgccgtctatagtcattgcgtcacctcagctccgcgcacatcccgcctttttgcccattttctgttatacgggagtgacacgcgatgactcgctcacaatatggcaacgcccagctcgcccatgctttaagcttcagaacggcttatcagaatcctatgggtgacgtcacggacactacgtccatattattttacagtctatggtgtacacacaccggcggccgCATTTGGCACCTGTCCGCGGTGACTCAGGAATTTGAATCTTCAAATCTTCCAAGGCAAATcgttgcgtttgtgtaagaaaaatataaaaatgttaaactttCTGAATTAAAGTTCTGGCCGATCGCCGTCCGTGGAAAAGAGTTGAAAGTGCCTCTCGGAGTTAAAGATGTACTCGACATTTGACGAGAGTAACTCGTCGCGTAagcctttgaactgcagagctacattcaacactttttttttaataaactgcATACGGAAAGCGATCGGCCGAAACGTTacttaataaagttttaaatatggctatttttctttcacaaacGCACCAATTCACTTCCAAGGGCATTTACACTGGAAAAAGTGCTCTtagtatttagtatttttttcttgtttccagaatcaagattcatttactagataagtaaaatgacatgagatattttttattgttttctgggaaaaatatcaaaaaataatcttatttctgtttgggacggaaacaagaaacaagattgaGAGAtcatttttcctgttttaagcaaaaactcacttcattttgattttattgtcaacaaaacaaaaaaaaatatcttatgtcattttagttatatagtaaatgcatcatgatttaagaattgttagatatttagactagaaacaagagaaaattactaagtaagaagagcatttttcaCATTGTATTGACCTCCCAGAGCCGCgtggagcacattatttgacggaacgatgcatttttatggacttcaaaaacagacaacaatccctgccatcagggccgtttctagcctttctggcaccctaggcaagattactataacttataaagcaaatatgatgtccttatttcattctcatattgtacatgcattaatccaaCAATGTAGCCAGGTTTATCACCACAGagatcccaaatgttagggGGGTTCAGGGGCATgttcccccgagaaaatttggatttctatgatctacatatgtgtattttaagatgttctgaaggccaaaaaattagataacaatagcttcaaaaccatgtcactcggcgccgctgcggattgaagaacacactgacacaaagactaaaagacgggacgaagccgtagccgaagccttgcgccagtttcatatgttttaaaggttaatcacatatttttttaggggggctgaggcataagttcataaaaaagaaCTTATCGAACTTAATTTAGTATCAATTCATTCATATGTAGTATATAgcttactgtacataataaggaAACATTAGTTTGTCTTAGCACTATTTTAAACTTGGGTCAATTTAAATGTGCtcgcattcattaatattcacttgtgtgtgcttatataagtatcattatttattaaaaatattaggataCTAAGTCCTAATATGATGCATAAGTTATTaacgttttaaaatttcacatttaaagaaatctagtgtttgataatatctaaatatttattcaaatggaagattagattagatacatgtatatttattaaaaagccATAAGGCAACtataatggcattacaaattaacattattattttttaagcaaCAAAAGGAATCTAATTTACCTCTTTGAAtcggaattctctattttaaccttaattaggCTACTAcacaaattgaaatataaataataaaaaaaattagaagaaatatattttaagtggtcattacttgacaataattattgcacaaatatttagtagcctatagatctcttcaaaatattcaataaacattattaaactaaaatatagaacacttatttaattgaaaaatagtaaCGGTGTATGGTCACATTTTGTCATCTATGagtgtgaccaattagtaaagaatacctgagggctaaactACAAgaataatattaatgttaacaatgttgcatctctatcactctccataataaaacgattctatgaatatggctgacttaataatcaatgcacaagCTGTACTGTTTACTAAAACTTGCTGCTAACATCTGTATAGGGAAGCTGTTGtatatccgcttaagccattcgCTATTCATTGTTTGAATTTTGCATtaaaacttaacaataataataaaaaaattctataggcctagctttgtttaatatcaaaagcaggtttggtaATTTGGCGTGAGATGAAGTTGGGCAGCGTGAGAGCGTGACATcgagcctgaaagcgtgtgtcacgccaaatgcgtgagagttggcaaccctgctgACGACGTTTCCTGCCGCCCTCTatatgatctcatttcattacagctgcgccactatcaccatggcgacttcactccaataatcgcaactaatcataatgcctcgaaattgcaaaagtacgaaatattaataataaaatgtatatgaaataactaaagaatcttgttggggcgggggctcactggcgccccccagctgttggcgccctaggcgaccgcctagtttgcctatgcctagaaacggcactgccTGCCCTTATAAAGCtaggattagccaggactttttaaaaatattacaacttttattcgtctgaaagaagaatgtcatttgcACTgctgtttccagtctaaatatcaaaaaattcttaaatcaagatgcatttactgtATAAGTAAAATGACTCTTTTTCCTTGTTCTATtaaaaactaaatcaaaattaaatgaatttttgcttaaaacaagcaataTGATCGGCcaaatggggtgagaaaaataattgtttctgattaaaatgtttcttgtttccgtcccaaacagaaatacaattatttttctcaccctaTTGGCGGAtaatttagcttgttttaagtaaaaactcacttcattttgatatttccccccagaaaacaagcaaaaaataTCTTTTACTTCTCTTgaaattttttgatatttagactggaaacaagaaaaaaatactaaataagaggATTTTTTGGAGTGTACACCTagagggcgagtaaatcatgggctaatgtttatttttgggtaaactgtcTCTTTAATGTGTGAAATGTGTCATTGTGTTTGTACCTGTCCttcatgtagtgtgtgtgtttgtgcgtttGTCAGGCTCCACTGAAGGTGTGTGTTACCAGAGGCCGCTATGAGTGGGAAGAGCCTCTTGCTGAAGGTCATTCTCCTGGGGGACGGCGGCGTGGGCAAAAGCTCCCTAATGAACCGCTACGTGACCGACCGTTTCGACTCGCAGTCTTTCCACACCATCGGCGTAGAGTTCCTCAACCGCGACCTGGAGATCGACGGCCGGCTGGTCACCCTGCAGATTTGGGACACGGCGGGCCAGGAGCGTTTTAAGAGCCTCCGCACGCCCTTCTACCGCGGAGCCGACTGCTGCCTGCTCACCTTCGCGGTGGACGACCTGCAGAGCTTCCAGAACCTGGGCTGCTGGAAGAAGGAGTTCATGTATTACTCAGACGTACGAGACCCCGAGCGCTTCCCCTTCGTGGTCCTGGGAAACAAGGT from Pseudorasbora parva isolate DD20220531a chromosome 11, ASM2467924v1, whole genome shotgun sequence harbors:
- the rab9b gene encoding ras-related protein Rab-9B, whose amino-acid sequence is MSGKSLLLKVILLGDGGVGKSSLMNRYVTDRFDSQSFHTIGVEFLNRDLEIDGRLVTLQIWDTAGQERFKSLRTPFYRGADCCLLTFAVDDLQSFQNLGCWKKEFMYYSDVRDPERFPFVVLGNKVDKEEREVGEDEARAWCEENGCCPYFETSAKDDMNVAAAFEAAVREVLASEDPIDHALLSSSIDLHGNRKVARSSCC